The Polyangium aurulentum genomic interval GGCGTCGATTAGGCATCCGCGGGCGCCTCCAGGGCGGAGAGCGGCAAGGGCTTGCTCTCCTGGATCTCGCTCATTCGATTGTACTGCGCGAGGTAATGGTCGAGCGCCCGCTCCCACGCCCGATCGTCGGGCGCGCCCCACGTGAGCGTGTACCCCGGCGAGCCCGGGTACAGGAACATGGGCACCGGGTCGTTCGCCCAGACGCCATTCGCGCGCAGATTGTCCCTCCACGCCCGGACCTCGTCGGGTTTGTCCGTCGTCGAATCGAGCAGGTTCGCCTGAACGAAGGGCACCTTGCGCTTCGCGTGAATGAGCAGCTCCGTCAGCTCCTGCGTCGAGAGCCGGCACTTCTTGGCGAGCAGCGATCGCCCCTCGGGCGTGATGCTCTCGACGCCCGCCTCGATGGAGACGCAGCCCGCCTCGCCGAGCAGGTCCAGCATCTCGGGCCGCCAGAGATCGATCCGCATCTGGACGCCGAACACCACGTCGCGCGAGACCAGCGCCTCCAGCAGCGGCCGATTGGGCATGAAGATCTCGTCGATGAAGTAGATGTATCGGGCCCCCTGCGCGATCAGCCCGTCAATCTCGTCGAGGACCACCGGCAGCGGGCGATAGCGGAACTTGTCGCGGAAGTTGTCCTTCGCGCAGAACGTGCACGCGTACGGGCAGCCGCGCGAAGCCTCGACCTCGGCGCCAGGCCCGACGGGCGTGGTGTCGAATCGATGGTGATGGTGGCCGTGGCGCGCGAGGGTCTCCCTGTCCCATGCGAGGGACGGGAGCGCGCGCATATCGGACGCGTGGGGCTTTCCCTGGACGCGCACCTGGCCCTCCCCGCCGTCTCGGTAGGCAATGGAATCGATGGTGTCCCACCCGCTCCTCGGCGTATCGGCGAG includes:
- a CDS encoding TIGR04295 family B12-binding domain-containing radical SAM protein; this translates as MKIALVNPSWTFDGSIYFGCREPHLPLEYGYAAALLRARGHDARIFDGHLLGRSPEAIRDEVAAFGPEMTVVTTAPSYLFWRCAPPELRVPQRTARDLRPFTDLLVAVGPHASTTPGATLRKLGADVAVLGECEEILVALADTPRSGWDTIDSIAYRDGGEGQVRVQGKPHASDMRALPSLAWDRETLARHGHHHHRFDTTPVGPGAEVEASRGCPYACTFCAKDNFRDKFRYRPLPVVLDEIDGLIAQGARYIYFIDEIFMPNRPLLEALVSRDVVFGVQMRIDLWRPEMLDLLGEAGCVSIEAGVESITPEGRSLLAKKCRLSTQELTELLIHAKRKVPFVQANLLDSTTDKPDEVRAWRDNLRANGVWANDPVPMFLYPGSPGYTLTWGAPDDRAWERALDHYLAQYNRMSEIQESKPLPLSALEAPADA